CGCTCGTGTGGCACACCGTCAAGGCGCCGTGGATGGACGCGCTCTCGCTCGACGAGGGCTGGCGCGTGACGCTCGAGCGCGTGCGCCGCGAGGTCGGAGCCTTCCGCGGTCTCGTCGACACGTGGGACGTCGTCAACGAGGCCGTCATCATGCCCGTCTTCGAGAACGAGCCCGACGGAGTGCCCAACGTCATCTCGCGCATCGCGCGGGCGAAGGGGCGCATCCCGCTCATCCGCGAGGCGTTCGACGCCGCGCGCGAGACGAACCCCGGCGCGACGCTGCTCATCAACGACTTCGACCTCTCGAGCGCGTACGAGTGCCTCATCGAGGGCCTGCTCGAGAACGGCGTGCGCATCGACGCGATCGGCCTGCAGACGCACATGCACCAGGGCTACTGGGGCGAGGAGACGATGCTCGCGATGGTCGACCGCTTCGCGCGCTACGGCCTGCCGCTGCACCTCACCGAGAACACGCTGCTGTCGGGCGAGCTCATGCCCGCGCACATCGTCGACCTCAACGATTACCAGCCCGACTCGTGGCCCTCGACGCCCGAGGGCGAGGCGCGGCAGGCCGACGAGCTCGTGCGACACTACCGCTCGCTCGTCGGGCATCCGTCGGTGCAGTCGATCACCTATTGGGGCATCACGGATGCGGGGGCCTGGCTCGGCGCACCGGCCGGCCTCCTGCGCGCCGACGGCTCGCGCAAGCCCGCGTACGACGCGCTGCGCGAGCTCGTGCGCGGCGAGTGGTGGCTTCCCCCGACCCGGATCCGCACGGACGACGATGGGGTCGTCCGTGTGTCCGGCTTCCTCGGCGACTACCGCGTCACCCTGGGCGACCGCACCGCGGCGTTCTCGATCGAGCGCTCCGGAACGGATGCGGCGCTCGACCCCCTCGTGCTCGCCTGACCCGAACGGGCGAGCGCGTGAGCGGCGCCCGGGCCGCGCCGACGGACCCGGGCGCCGCATCCTCCGTCAGGGGCGACGGAGGGCGCTCTCGCGGCGGCGGGCTCGGAGGACGAGCGCCGCACCTCCCGCGAGGAGCATCAGGAGCGCAGCACCGAGCGCTCCCGACACGTCGGCGCCGGTCGCGGCGACGGCCGCGGCGAGCACCGTGAGCTGACCGCTCGCGAGGAGCGAGCCGTCGACGTAGGCGGCGATGCGGTACGAGCCCGGCGTCGTGTCGGACGGGATCGTGACCGACCCGCTCGCCGTGCCGTCCGGTCCGATGAGGAGCGTGCCGAGCGTCGCCGGGAGCGCGGCGGCGGATGCCGTGCGCGCCGTCGCGGGCGCGCCACCCGATCCGCCTCCCGCGGCCGCCGCGGGCCGGTCGAGTTGGAGCTCGACGACGGTGCCCGGCTCGAAGCCCGAGAGCTCGACGTCGACCTGGCCGCCCGCGCGCACCGTGGTGCTGCCGAGCGTGACGGTCGGGCGATCCTCACCCGGCTCCTCGGGGCCGGCCGGTCCGACGAGCTGCCCGACGCCCCAGCGCGCGGTCGACTGGTAGCCCGCACCCGAGGGGTCGGCCCAGTTGGCGATGCCGATGCGCGCTCCACCCTGGGCGTCGTTCACCTGGAAGTCGACGCCGTGGAACGAGCCGAGCACGCCCGCGTCGCCGAGGGTGATCGCGGCCTCCACCACGTAACCCCCGTCGACGGTCGAGGTGGCCGACTGCACGCGACCGCGCTGGAACGCCTCGTCGCCCGTGCCGAACGACAGCACGTTCGTGGCCGAGATGCGGATCTGGCTGTCGTCGTAGCGGTACGAGCCGTTCTTGACGTTGCCCGGGTCGATGTAGAGCTCGACCGAGTCCTGGATCCACGGGTCGGAGCCCGACACGTCGACCACGGGGTCGGCGACGGCCGCGAGCACGTAGAGGGTGCCGGCGCGCCACAGGGTGCGCACGGTGGCCTCGGCGCCCGAGCCCTCGACGTGCTTCGACGTCGTCACGACGTTCGCGTGCTCCCACACGTCGTCGACCGTCCCGTCGATCTGGGGGGCCGCATCCGCCTGCACGACCTCGAGGAACGAGAGCGCCTCGAGGAGCGTGAGGGTGCCCGTCTCGCCGGGCGCGTTCCAGGCCACGGTCGAGAGCCCGTCGGTCACGCGCACGTCGAGGGCGAGGGTGTCGGCCTCGGCGGCCCCGTCGAGCGGGAGCTCGACGATCGCGCGGTAGCCCGTCGCGGTCTCGGCGACGACGCCCGTGGCGCCGCCCGAGCCGTTCCGTCCGAGCGTCACCGTCTCGTCGCCGAGCTGCAGCTCGATGGAGTCGTTGCCGGCGCTCAGGTCGTCGACCTCTACGAGCACCGTGAGACGGTCGGGGCTCCAGCGCGACTGGAAGCGCGCATCCGCCGAGATCGCGATGAGCGGCAGGCGGTCCCACTCCGCCGCGGCGAGGCCGTCGGTGGTCGCCAGGATGTCGGCGCGGAAGACGTTCGCCGTGCGCAGCGGCGCGGGAAGCTCGGCGTCGACGATGCCGTAGTAGGCGGGCTTCGCTTGAAGGCCGTCGTCGAAGACGAGCGGCGCCCCGTTCGAGTTGCGCCAGCTGCGCCCGTCGGTCAGGCCCCACACCGTCACCGAGAACATGTCGCCGGTGCGCGCCTGGAAGTCGCGGAACTCCCAGAACGCGTCGCGGTAGTAGTAGCCCTGGGCGACGAGCTTCGCCTGCGTCACGGGAGTGCCGGTCGTGACGTCGAGCTCGGTGACCGCCTGCAGGAGGCCGGTGTCCTCGAACGCCTCGAGCGCATCCGCGAGCGCCGTCACGGGCATCGAGAGGCTCACGTGGAACTGGTGCCCCACGCCGTCGATGGGAACGCCGCGCTCGAGCAGGCGCTCGACGAGCGCGTGGTAGCGCTGCTGCTTGCCCGACTGCTCGGTGTTGTAGTCGTTGATGAAGAGCTTCACCGGGCGGTCGGAGCCGGGCGCCGCGTAGAGCTCGTTGAACGCCTCGTCCGCGTAGTGGAAGGCGGCGTCGATGAACTCCTCGCCGAGGATGCGGAACCACTCGCTGCGGCGCAGGCCGTCGGGGTTGTCGCCCGAGTCGGCGACGACCTCGTTGACGACGTCGAACGCGACGAGCGGGTTCGTCTCGGAGCCGAAGTCGCCGTACTGGTCGTGCAGGGCCTTCGCAACGGCGTAGATGTGCGTGCGCAGCCGCTCGTCGAGGATGTCCTGATCGGCCGGGCTCGAGGTGAGCGGCGTGCCCCCGTCGTCCTGGAAGAGGAACTCGGGCGTCTGGCTGTGCCACACGAGCACGTGGCCGTACATCCGCAGCCCGTTCTCCTGCGCGAAGTCCATGAGCGACTTCGCCTCGGGGTGCAGGCGGAAGTTGCGCTCCGCGTCGTACCACGCCTCCGGCTTCATGTGGTTCTCCGGCGTCAGCTGGTCGAAGTGCTTGAGCGTGAGCTGTGCGGGTCCGCCGAGCGTCTCGCGGCTGTCGACGGCGACGCCGACCGGGAAGTCGACCGTCTCGTGGATGGGCTCGAGGTCCTGGATGACGGCGGGGGCGGGCGTGCTGACGACGATGTCGTCGATGTAGAACGTCGTCGTGTTCGGCACCTGGTACGCCGTCTCGAAGTAGATGTAGGTGCGCTCGGACTCGCCCAGCGTGAAGCGCTGCGTCACCTGCACCCAGTCCGTCTTCGACATACCCGTGAACTGCCCGAGCGTCGAGTACGTCGACGTGTCGCCGTTGACGCCCTCGCTCGACAGCCACACGTCGCCGACCGGGCCGTCGTCGGCGAAGCGCAGCCACGCCGTGAGCTCGTAGGTGACGCCGGGCTCGAGGATGCCCGTGACCTCGTGACGGATGCCGGCTCCCTCGTCGGGACGCTGGGTCACGGTCGCGGCCTGGGCTCCGCCGTGCACGGGATCGGTGACGATCTCGACGACGGGCGCTCCGCCCGCTGCCGCGCGCGGCTCCCATCCGTCGAGGCCCTCCTCGAAGTCGGTCGAGAGGGCGACCTGTCCGCCCGGCGGCGGGGTGCCGACGGGGAGCGTGAAGGTCCAGCCGGCGTCGAGGCGCTCCTGCACGACCGTCTTGACGGCCGCGATGCTGCCGCTGCGGTCGCCGCCGCCGTCGTGCACGAGCACGATCTGGCCGGGCTTGATCGCGGCGCGCAGGTTGGTCTCGAGGGTCGCCTGGTTCTGCGTCTCCCAGTCGCTGATCGTGTTGATGACGGCGAGCGGCTGCATGCCGAGCGACACGGCGACACCCGGGGTGCTGCCCCAGCTGCCGTTCGGCGCACGGAAGAACGGCACCTTCGCGTTCGGGTCGCCGAGGGCCTCGCGGATGATGCGCAGGTTCTCGACGAGGTCGTCGCGGATGGCCGTGGTCGACCACGAGCCCATGTCCGCATAGCTCGTCGTGTGGTTGCACAGCGTGTGCCCCTCGGCCACGATGCGGCGCAGCAGGGTCGCCCCGCCGGGCGCCTCGATGTTCTGGCCGATGACGCAGAACACGGCCTTGATGTCCTTCTCCTTGAGGAAGTCGAGCAGCTCGGCGGTGTCGTCGCCGTTGGGCCCGTCGTCGAAGCTGAGGGCGGCGACGTCGCCCGTGCCCTGGGCGAGTGTCGTCGGGGTCGTGGTCGGGTTCACGGCGCCTCCGGGCGTCACGTCGGGGTCGGGCGCGGGGCCCGCGTCGTCCTCGGTCGTCACGAGGATGTCGTCGACGTAGTACGTGTACGGGGCCTCCGTGGCGAGGTCGCCGGTGCCGATGTAGACCTGGAGCGTCGCGGGGTCGCCGTCGGCGGGCGTCGTGTAGGTGCCCGAGACGGTCGTCCAGGCGTCGGCCGTGACGGCCGTGTCGGCGATCCAGTTGTAGGGGGGCTTCATGACGAACCGCACGTTCGTACCGGGCGTGCCCGGTGCGAGTCGCACGCGCATCGAGAAGGTGTACTCGGTGGCGGGCTCGAAGACGCCGGTCGGGCTCTGGATGCCGACGTAGTCGGCCGAGCGGTCCGCGACCTGCAGCACCTTGCCGCCGTCCAGGTCGATGACGGAGAGGGTCGAGCCGTCGCCGCCCGACTGCTGCCACGTGCCCGTCGTCCCGTCCTCGAAGTCGACCGCCGTGACGGTCGTCACCGTGGGACCGACGGGCGGGCCCGTGATCGTCAGGTCGTCCACGTAGTAGGTGTACGCGCCGGCGGGGGTGGGGTCGTCGGTGCCGATGTAGACCTGCAGAGCCGAGGTGTCGGCATCCGCGGGCACCGTGTAGGTGCCCGTCACCGTCGTCCAGGCACCCGCGGTCACGGTCGTCGGCCCGATCCAGGTGTACGCGGGCTTCATGACCCAGCGGAACTGCTTGTCGGAGACGCCGTCCGCGAGCCGCGCGCGCATCGAGAACGTGTACGTCTGCCCCTCCTCGAGGGAGGTGAGCGCGCCCGCCGCCGTCTGCACGCCTACGTAGTCGGCGGCGCGGTCGGCGACCTGCAGCACCTTGCTGCCGTCGAGGTCGACGACCGAGAGCGTGCTGCCGTCGCCGCCGGACTGCTCCCACCCCCCGAGGGTGCCGTCCTCGAAGTCGGTGTGCACGACGGCGACGTCGGCGGCCTGGGCGGCGCTGACCGCGAAGAGCGACCCCGCCGCGAGGGCGACGGCCGCGATAGTAGCGGCGAAAGTTTCGATGCGACGAGAGGTCAACACGTGCGCTCCTTTGCGCGAGTGGGACACGAGTTCGGCCACGATAGGTAGGTCCGGCCCGGAAAGACAACGGGTATGTTGCGGTCCGCAACTTAACGTTACCGACCCGTTATCGAAACTTTGTCGAAACTATCGTGGCACCGCTCCCACTGCCGTTCGACGGCAGGGCGCGGACGGCGCGCGGCATCCGCGACCCTCCCTGGCGGCTCGGTGTCAGGCGAGCTGCGCCGTGCTCTCGCGCACGACGAGGTTGGTCGCGAGGTCCATGCGCGGCACCGACTCGAGCGGCGCCTCCCCCATGCGGATGACGAGGCGCGTCGCCTCCTCGGCCATGCGGCGCAGAGGCTGCCGCACCGTCGTGAGCCGCGGGCTCACCCACTTCGCGAGCGGGATGTCGTCATAGCCGACGAGCGAGAGGTCCTCCGGCACGCGAAGGTCGAGCTCGCGCACGGCCTCCATGACGCCGAGCGCCTGCAGGTCGGAGCCCGCGAAGATCGCGGTCGGGCGGTCGGGACCCGTGAGCAGCGCTCGACCGTGCTCGTATCCGCCCGAGGTGTGGAAGTCGCCGAAGCGGATCCAGTCCGGGTCGATCGCCAGGCCCGCGGAGTTCATGGCCGAGCGGTAGCCGTCGATGCGCGCGTGCGAGCACATCATGTCGTCGGGACCCGTGATGGCCGCGATGCGCGTGTGCCCGAGCTCGATGAGGTGGCGCGTCGCCATGAGCCCGCCCGACCAGTTGGCGGAGCCGACCGAGGGCACCTCGGGCGAGGGGTCGCCCGCGGGGTCGATGATGACGAAGGGGATGGCGCGCGCCCGGAGGGCCTCGCGGTACTCGGGGGGCAGGTCGGAGAACACGAGCACGACGCCCGCCGGCCGACGGCGGAGAACGCCCTCGACCCAGTCGGACGAGGGCGAGTGGCGGCTGCCGCTCTCGGTGAGCACGACGCTCAGGCCGTGCGCGGTCGCGACATCCTCGACGCCGCGGATGATCTCCATCGACCACGCCGCTTCGAGCTCGTGGAAGACGAGCTCGATGAGACCCGTGCTCGAGAGGTTCGACTTGCGGCGCAGGTAGCCGTGCTCCGCGAGCAGGCCCTCGACGCGCGCGCGGGTCGCGGCCGACACATCCGGACGGCCGTTGAGCACCTTCGAGATGGTCGACAGGGACACGCCGGCTTCATCGGCGACCTGCGCGAGCGTCACGCGTTCGGATGCGGCGGGGCGTGGCATCTTCGTCCTTTCGACCGGCTCAGTCTAGGCGGACGGTTTCGAGGGTTTCGCGAAACTGTCGGACTTCCGCCCGCGTGTCTCATGGTATATGTTTGCTCTCGCAACATTTACTCGACGAGGAGATCCCGCGATGACCGCGCTCACACCCACCCGCGACGACAAGTTCAGCTTCGGACTCTGGACCGTCGGCTACAACGGCGCCGACCCCTTCGGCGGCCCGACCCGCGCCGCCCTCGACGTCGTGCACGTGGTGGAGAAGCTCGCCGAGCTCGGCGCCTACGGCCTCACCTTCCACGACGACGACCTCTTCGCGTTCGGATCGACGGATGCCGAGCGCCAGACCCAGATCGACCGCCTCAAGGGCGCGCTCGAGGCGACCGGCCTCATCGTGCCGATGGCGACTACGAACCTCTTCTCCGCCCCCGTCTTCAAGGACGGCGGCGTCACCTCGAACGACCGTCAGGTGCGCCGCTACGCCCTGCGCAAGGTCATCCGCCAGCTCGACCTCGCCGCCGAGCTCGGCGCCAAGACGCTCGTCTTCTGGGGCGGCCGCGAGGGCGCCGAGTACGACTCGGCCAAGGACATCCGCTCGGCGCTCGCCCGCTACAAGGAGGCCATGGACCTCCTCGGCCAGTACGTGCTCGACAAGGGCTACGACATCCGCTTCGCGATCGAGCCGAAGCCCAACGAGCCCCGCGGCGACATCCTGCTGCCGACCGTCGGCCACGCGCTCGCCTTCATCAACGAGCTCGAGCACCCCGAGCTCGTGGGCCTCAACCCCGAGGTCGGCCACGAGCAGATGGCGGGCCTCAACTTCCAGGCCGGCATCGCCCAGGCCCTGTGGCACGGCAAGCTCTTCCACATCGACCTCAACGGCCAGCGCGGCATCAAGTACGACCAGGACCTCGTGTTCGGTCACGGCGACCTGCACAACGCGTTCGCGCTCGTCGACCTGCTCGAGAACGGCGGACCGAACGGCGGCCCGGCCTACGACGGCCCGCGCCACTTCGACTACAAGCCCTCGCGCACCGAGGACGAGACGGGCGTGTGGGAGTCGGCGGCCGCGAACATGCGCACCTACCTGCTCCTCAAGGAGCGCGCCGCGGCCTTCCGCGCCGACCCCGAGGTGCAGGAGGCGCTCGAGGCCGCCAAGGTCACCGAGCTCGCGCAGCCGACCCTCGGCTCGGGCGAGACGATCGACGACCTCGTCGCCGACCGCTCCACGTGGGAGGACTTCGACCCGGGCGCCTACTTCGACGGCAAGGGCTTCGGCTTCGTGCGCCTGCAGGCCCTCGCGACGGAGCACCTGCTCGGCGCCCGCTGACCCACCACCCCGTTCCTGTCCGCGAGAGTACGTACTTTTCGGCAGATCCAGCCCGAAAGGGCGGAAAAGTGCGTACTCTCGCGGACGTGTCTGACGGCATGAGAAGTGAAGGAGGGCGGGCGATGACGCTCGTCGCGGGGGTCGACTCGTCGACCCAGAGCTGCAAGGTCGTGATCCGGGATGCGGAGTCGGGCGCCGTCGTGCGCACGGGCCGCGCGTCGCACCCCGCGGGCACGGAGGTCCCGCCCGCCGCGTGGTGGGATGCGCTCCGCACGGCGATCGCCGACGCGGGCGGCATCGACGACGTCGCCGCGATCGCGATCGGCGGCCAGCAGCACGGCATGGTCGTGCTCGACGCCGAGGGCCGCGTCATCCGCGACGCCCTGCTCTGGAACGA
The Protaetiibacter sp. SSC-01 genome window above contains:
- a CDS encoding endo-1,4-beta-xylanase, which codes for MLTSRRIETFAATIAAVALAAGSLFAVSAAQAADVAVVHTDFEDGTLGGWEQSGGDGSTLSVVDLDGSKVLQVADRAADYVGVQTAAGALTSLEEGQTYTFSMRARLADGVSDKQFRWVMKPAYTWIGPTTVTAGAWTTVTGTYTVPADADTSALQVYIGTDDPTPAGAYTYYVDDLTITGPPVGPTVTTVTAVDFEDGTTGTWQQSGGDGSTLSVIDLDGGKVLQVADRSADYVGIQSPTGVFEPATEYTFSMRVRLAPGTPGTNVRFVMKPPYNWIADTAVTADAWTTVSGTYTTPADGDPATLQVYIGTGDLATEAPYTYYVDDILVTTEDDAGPAPDPDVTPGGAVNPTTTPTTLAQGTGDVAALSFDDGPNGDDTAELLDFLKEKDIKAVFCVIGQNIEAPGGATLLRRIVAEGHTLCNHTTSYADMGSWSTTAIRDDLVENLRIIREALGDPNAKVPFFRAPNGSWGSTPGVAVSLGMQPLAVINTISDWETQNQATLETNLRAAIKPGQIVLVHDGGGDRSGSIAAVKTVVQERLDAGWTFTLPVGTPPPGGQVALSTDFEEGLDGWEPRAAAGGAPVVEIVTDPVHGGAQAATVTQRPDEGAGIRHEVTGILEPGVTYELTAWLRFADDGPVGDVWLSSEGVNGDTSTYSTLGQFTGMSKTDWVQVTQRFTLGESERTYIYFETAYQVPNTTTFYIDDIVVSTPAPAVIQDLEPIHETVDFPVGVAVDSRETLGGPAQLTLKHFDQLTPENHMKPEAWYDAERNFRLHPEAKSLMDFAQENGLRMYGHVLVWHSQTPEFLFQDDGGTPLTSSPADQDILDERLRTHIYAVAKALHDQYGDFGSETNPLVAFDVVNEVVADSGDNPDGLRRSEWFRILGEEFIDAAFHYADEAFNELYAAPGSDRPVKLFINDYNTEQSGKQQRYHALVERLLERGVPIDGVGHQFHVSLSMPVTALADALEAFEDTGLLQAVTELDVTTGTPVTQAKLVAQGYYYRDAFWEFRDFQARTGDMFSVTVWGLTDGRSWRNSNGAPLVFDDGLQAKPAYYGIVDAELPAPLRTANVFRADILATTDGLAAAEWDRLPLIAISADARFQSRWSPDRLTVLVEVDDLSAGNDSIELQLGDETVTLGRNGSGGATGVVAETATGYRAIVELPLDGAAEADTLALDVRVTDGLSTVAWNAPGETGTLTLLEALSFLEVVQADAAPQIDGTVDDVWEHANVVTTSKHVEGSGAEATVRTLWRAGTLYVLAAVADPVVDVSGSDPWIQDSVELYIDPGNVKNGSYRYDDSQIRISATNVLSFGTGDEAFQRGRVQSATSTVDGGYVVEAAITLGDAGVLGSFHGVDFQVNDAQGGARIGIANWADPSGAGYQSTARWGVGQLVGPAGPEEPGEDRPTVTLGSTTVRAGGQVDVELSGFEPGTVVELQLDRPAAAAGGGSGGAPATARTASAAALPATLGTLLIGPDGTASGSVTIPSDTTPGSYRIAAYVDGSLLASGQLTVLAAAVAATGADVSGALGAALLMLLAGGAALVLRARRRESALRRP
- the xylA gene encoding xylose isomerase codes for the protein MTALTPTRDDKFSFGLWTVGYNGADPFGGPTRAALDVVHVVEKLAELGAYGLTFHDDDLFAFGSTDAERQTQIDRLKGALEATGLIVPMATTNLFSAPVFKDGGVTSNDRQVRRYALRKVIRQLDLAAELGAKTLVFWGGREGAEYDSAKDIRSALARYKEAMDLLGQYVLDKGYDIRFAIEPKPNEPRGDILLPTVGHALAFINELEHPELVGLNPEVGHEQMAGLNFQAGIAQALWHGKLFHIDLNGQRGIKYDQDLVFGHGDLHNAFALVDLLENGGPNGGPAYDGPRHFDYKPSRTEDETGVWESAAANMRTYLLLKERAAAFRADPEVQEALEAAKVTELAQPTLGSGETIDDLVADRSTWEDFDPGAYFDGKGFGFVRLQALATEHLLGAR
- a CDS encoding endo-1,4-beta-xylanase yields the protein MVEERPPQADASRNRRPAPPHRVGELHLRLVDPEGAPLAEREVVVEQTRHAFAFGSTGFELIPHANGEADAAALAEHWLGVFDTATLPFYRGDFEPEPGVTQTDRIRAAARWFADRDVRLKGHPLVWHTVKAPWMDALSLDEGWRVTLERVRREVGAFRGLVDTWDVVNEAVIMPVFENEPDGVPNVISRIARAKGRIPLIREAFDAARETNPGATLLINDFDLSSAYECLIEGLLENGVRIDAIGLQTHMHQGYWGEETMLAMVDRFARYGLPLHLTENTLLSGELMPAHIVDLNDYQPDSWPSTPEGEARQADELVRHYRSLVGHPSVQSITYWGITDAGAWLGAPAGLLRADGSRKPAYDALRELVRGEWWLPPTRIRTDDDGVVRVSGFLGDYRVTLGDRTAAFSIERSGTDAALDPLVLA
- a CDS encoding LacI family DNA-binding transcriptional regulator, translating into MPRPAASERVTLAQVADEAGVSLSTISKVLNGRPDVSAATRARVEGLLAEHGYLRRKSNLSSTGLIELVFHELEAAWSMEIIRGVEDVATAHGLSVVLTESGSRHSPSSDWVEGVLRRRPAGVVLVFSDLPPEYREALRARAIPFVIIDPAGDPSPEVPSVGSANWSGGLMATRHLIELGHTRIAAITGPDDMMCSHARIDGYRSAMNSAGLAIDPDWIRFGDFHTSGGYEHGRALLTGPDRPTAIFAGSDLQALGVMEAVRELDLRVPEDLSLVGYDDIPLAKWVSPRLTTVRQPLRRMAEEATRLVIRMGEAPLESVPRMDLATNLVVRESTAQLA